A part of Thermogemmatispora onikobensis genomic DNA contains:
- a CDS encoding thiamine pyrophosphate-dependent enzyme, translating to MNRLTAPGKRLFLSGDEAVARAALEAGVQVATGYPGNPGGGALAALLPLAARYGLAAEWSVNEKVALEVAAGAAWAGRKSLVTMKMSGLNVLADSLLSIAHSGVNGSLVIYAVDDVGVFYGMVEQDSRYYALLASLPLLMPAGPEEAYALTRLAFQASAQTGAPVLLLGTTAVAASQAWISVAPLERPAIEQPASFQRDVARFTKAVPQWCREQHAAALARLEQAGTLLGVANVREEPTGSAAAAPREGRIGVVVAGVSAAYLDEVRARLRTAPPLAVFKLGLIHPLPGEELRAFLTPLEAVLVLEELEPLIETQVAALIGEHNLQARLLGKRTGLLPRVGEYNQAQVAQALAALLETAGYQEAAAEAQTLAQQLSLPPEPGGPVAPLPRTLEFCPGCPHRMTYYALRRALQAAGYQPDEVITTGDIGCTILGMHAPLSVCWTEVSMGASLGIAQGLKYAGIERPVLAAMGDSTFFHGGIAGLLNAVQAGVRLTLLLLDNGLTAMTGQQPNPGSWRDSAGPTARPRADIETIVRGCGVTFVREVNPYELETTVAALREALASQGVAVVIARAPCTVPGRLLPGQTAPFQVDESRCCAGRGCDNLPCYYEVGCPSVALVPAGGSPDEGEGPGGKGELRVRIDPLSCVACGLCAAACPFEAISPLSSVASDHNEEKALASVWPSLLVRE from the coding sequence TTGAATCGTCTGACCGCTCCGGGCAAGCGGCTGTTTTTGAGCGGCGATGAGGCAGTGGCGCGAGCTGCGCTGGAGGCTGGCGTTCAAGTGGCGACCGGCTATCCGGGCAATCCTGGCGGCGGGGCGCTGGCGGCACTCTTGCCGCTGGCGGCGCGTTATGGCCTGGCCGCTGAGTGGAGCGTCAATGAGAAGGTGGCACTGGAAGTAGCCGCGGGAGCTGCCTGGGCCGGCAGAAAGAGCCTGGTGACGATGAAGATGTCGGGCCTCAATGTTCTGGCAGATTCGCTGCTCTCGATCGCTCACAGCGGCGTCAACGGGTCCCTGGTGATCTATGCTGTGGATGATGTCGGAGTCTTCTATGGAATGGTTGAGCAGGATTCGCGCTACTACGCGCTCCTGGCGAGCCTGCCGCTATTGATGCCAGCCGGTCCCGAGGAGGCCTATGCACTGACCCGGCTGGCTTTCCAGGCTTCGGCACAGACAGGGGCGCCGGTCCTGCTGCTGGGAACAACGGCGGTGGCGGCCTCTCAAGCCTGGATCAGCGTGGCGCCGCTGGAGCGTCCTGCCATTGAGCAGCCAGCTAGCTTCCAGCGCGATGTGGCACGCTTTACCAAGGCTGTGCCTCAGTGGTGTCGCGAGCAGCATGCTGCTGCCCTGGCCCGCCTGGAGCAGGCTGGGACACTGCTGGGTGTGGCCAATGTGCGGGAGGAGCCGACCGGTTCGGCGGCGGCTGCTCCTCGGGAGGGGCGCATCGGGGTGGTGGTGGCCGGAGTGAGCGCGGCCTATCTGGACGAGGTGCGGGCCCGCCTGCGCACGGCGCCACCTCTGGCAGTCTTCAAGCTGGGCCTGATACATCCCCTGCCCGGCGAAGAACTACGAGCCTTCCTGACTCCGCTGGAGGCGGTGCTGGTCCTGGAGGAGCTGGAGCCACTGATCGAAACGCAGGTGGCGGCCCTGATAGGGGAGCATAATCTGCAGGCTCGCTTGCTGGGCAAGCGCACTGGCCTGCTGCCGCGTGTGGGCGAGTACAATCAGGCCCAGGTGGCGCAGGCGCTGGCTGCCCTGTTGGAGACAGCGGGCTATCAGGAAGCCGCCGCTGAAGCCCAGACCCTGGCGCAACAGTTGTCTCTTCCCCCCGAGCCTGGCGGCCCGGTGGCACCCTTGCCGCGCACCCTCGAGTTCTGTCCCGGCTGCCCGCACCGTATGACCTACTACGCGCTCAGGCGCGCCCTGCAGGCCGCTGGTTATCAGCCCGATGAGGTCATCACGACGGGAGACATCGGCTGTACAATCCTCGGTATGCATGCCCCTCTCTCGGTCTGCTGGACCGAGGTCTCGATGGGGGCCAGCCTGGGCATTGCTCAGGGACTGAAGTACGCTGGCATTGAGCGCCCGGTGCTGGCGGCGATGGGCGATAGCACTTTCTTTCATGGCGGCATTGCGGGCCTACTCAACGCTGTGCAAGCAGGAGTACGCCTGACCTTGCTCTTGCTCGATAATGGTCTGACGGCGATGACGGGGCAGCAGCCAAATCCAGGATCGTGGCGGGACAGCGCCGGACCAACGGCCAGGCCGCGGGCTGACATTGAGACTATTGTACGCGGCTGTGGCGTGACCTTTGTACGCGAGGTCAATCCTTATGAGCTGGAGACCACAGTGGCAGCGCTGCGAGAAGCTCTGGCCTCTCAGGGTGTGGCGGTCGTCATTGCCCGCGCTCCGTGTACGGTCCCAGGTCGCTTGTTGCCCGGCCAGACGGCCCCGTTCCAGGTCGATGAAAGCCGCTGTTGCGCTGGACGGGGCTGTGACAATCTGCCTTGTTATTATGAGGTCGGGTGTCCATCAGTAGCGCTCGTGCCAGCAGGGGGCAGCCCCGACGAAGGAGAGGGGCCGGGAGGCAAGGGAGAGCTGCGGGTGCGCATTGATCCTCTGAGCTGCGTGGCCTGTGGGCTATGTGCTGCTGCCTGCCCATTCGAGGCCATCAGTCCGCTGTCAAGCGTAGCCAGCGATCACAACGAGGAGAAAGCGCTGGCCTCAGTGTGGCCATCCCTTCTCGTGCGGGAGTAA
- a CDS encoding PadR family transcriptional regulator: protein MFGRRFVWQSYGWDDGGSFPWQRPPTPDVPHFWQARRGRPPSGPGPHGPHGHGPRGPAAFFERLRFFGRGDLKYVLLELLQERPMHGYEMMKVLEERAGGFYTPSPGSIYPTLQMLEDRGFITSSEAEGRKVYTITEAGRAFLAEHQHEAERFGPGWPLHAAKARGWSPELQALRQEAGEVARLFMIAGRSSVGDPNRLSRLRSILERTHKDLTDLIYGSPSSAASNSPTGPSSESSHAEEGPSSSSATSDEPPAQS from the coding sequence ATGTTCGGTCGACGCTTCGTCTGGCAGTCCTACGGTTGGGATGATGGCGGCTCGTTCCCCTGGCAGCGTCCTCCTACCCCAGATGTTCCACACTTCTGGCAGGCACGCCGTGGGCGGCCTCCCTCCGGACCCGGTCCACACGGCCCACATGGTCACGGCCCGCGTGGCCCCGCCGCCTTCTTTGAGCGTCTGCGCTTTTTCGGGCGCGGCGATCTCAAATATGTGTTGTTGGAGCTGCTCCAGGAGCGTCCCATGCACGGCTATGAGATGATGAAGGTGCTGGAAGAACGAGCTGGCGGCTTCTATACCCCTAGCCCGGGTTCGATCTATCCAACGCTGCAAATGCTGGAAGATCGCGGCTTCATCACCTCTAGCGAGGCTGAGGGGCGCAAGGTCTATACGATCACTGAGGCTGGACGCGCTTTTTTGGCCGAGCACCAGCACGAGGCGGAACGCTTCGGCCCAGGCTGGCCACTGCATGCGGCGAAGGCCCGTGGCTGGTCGCCAGAGCTGCAGGCGCTGCGCCAGGAGGCCGGCGAGGTGGCTCGTCTCTTCATGATCGCCGGACGCTCCTCCGTGGGCGATCCTAACCGCCTGTCACGCCTGCGCAGCATCCTCGAGCGCACGCATAAGGATCTGACCGACCTGATCTATGGCTCGCCTTCGTCAGCTGCCAGCAATAGCCCCACCGGCCCCTCCAGCGAGAGCAGCCACGCGGAAGAAGGTCCCTCCTCTTCGTCAGCTACCAGCGATGAGCCTCCCGCTCAGTCTTAG
- a CDS encoding GYD domain-containing protein codes for MPTYISLVNLTEQGIREAKNAPERLQMFEKALQEAGGKLIGFYLVMGQYDYVIITEAPDDQTAARLILGVIAQGSLRSQTMRAFPREEFEQIARTLS; via the coding sequence ATGCCAACCTACATCAGCCTGGTCAATCTGACCGAGCAAGGGATCAGGGAAGCCAAGAATGCCCCCGAACGTCTCCAGATGTTCGAGAAGGCGCTGCAGGAAGCAGGAGGCAAGCTCATCGGCTTCTATCTGGTTATGGGCCAGTACGATTATGTCATCATTACCGAGGCTCCTGACGATCAGACTGCCGCGCGCTTGATTCTTGGCGTCATTGCCCAAGGCAGCCTACGAAGCCAGACCATGCGAGCGTTCCCGCGCGAGGAATTCGAGCAGATCGCCCGCACTTTATCCTAG
- the pdxR gene encoding MocR-like pyridoxine biosynthesis transcription factor PdxR encodes MPQSRPFEHRSHSWSAAPAASVFVRLDRSSSVPLYRQIYHQLREAILSGALPEGARLPTERALARELGVNRTTVMNAYNELASEGLIEGHVGRGTLVRRSLLALEDEECEPEMPSWLLGLSAGESEMLGPDARLLSELMALAEYGGLISFASAMPEPALLPAELFRAICQEALLSARQEALGYCPVEGLQSLRQQVALRMRRRGVPVDAGHILILSGSTQGIGLVGRFLLRPGDEVVVEVPTYIGAIQAFRALGARVIGIPLDAEGLRLDLLESVLTRHRPRLIYTLPTFQNPTGVVMSPERRRRLLQLCRRYQVPVLEDDTYGELYFDTPPPPPLKALDSSEQVIYLSTFSKMLAPGLRVAWLAGPVPMIERLSLHKQIFDLNTNAFGQWLVAEVLRRGWLDEHLRRLSAAYRRKRDLMLQAIERYWPREIRVTPPGGGFHLWCRLPAGLRARTLLREAAAEGVALLNGEPFHVDGGGQQYIRLSYAYPQEAQIEEGIRRIGMVLKRLLLQRGQEQARSSPPEHIPMV; translated from the coding sequence ATGCCACAGTCACGCCCATTTGAACACCGCTCACACTCGTGGTCCGCTGCTCCTGCCGCCTCCGTCTTTGTTCGGCTTGATCGCAGCAGCAGTGTGCCACTCTATCGGCAGATCTATCACCAGTTGCGTGAGGCGATTCTCTCTGGGGCCTTGCCCGAAGGGGCCCGTCTGCCCACGGAGCGAGCCTTAGCGCGCGAGCTGGGAGTCAATCGTACAACGGTCATGAATGCTTACAACGAGTTGGCGAGCGAGGGCCTCATCGAGGGACATGTCGGGCGTGGGACATTGGTCCGTCGCAGCTTGCTCGCTCTGGAGGATGAGGAATGCGAGCCAGAAATGCCTTCCTGGCTGCTGGGGCTCTCCGCTGGAGAGAGCGAGATGCTTGGGCCTGATGCGCGCTTACTCAGCGAGCTGATGGCGCTGGCTGAGTACGGCGGGCTGATCTCTTTTGCCAGCGCCATGCCGGAGCCTGCTTTGCTGCCAGCGGAGCTGTTCCGAGCAATCTGTCAGGAGGCGCTCCTGTCTGCTCGTCAGGAGGCACTCGGCTACTGCCCGGTAGAGGGCCTGCAGAGCCTGCGTCAGCAGGTGGCCCTGCGCATGCGTCGGCGGGGAGTACCTGTAGATGCCGGGCATATTTTGATCTTGTCCGGCTCGACGCAGGGCATTGGTCTCGTTGGGCGTTTTCTGCTGCGTCCCGGCGATGAGGTGGTGGTCGAGGTTCCCACCTACATCGGGGCCATTCAGGCCTTTCGGGCCTTGGGGGCGCGGGTCATTGGTATCCCGCTGGATGCTGAAGGTCTGCGGCTGGATCTCTTGGAGAGCGTGCTGACGCGCCATCGTCCGCGGCTGATCTATACTCTGCCGACCTTTCAGAATCCGACGGGCGTGGTGATGTCGCCTGAGCGCCGTCGGCGCTTGCTGCAGCTCTGTCGGCGCTATCAGGTGCCAGTGTTGGAGGATGATACCTACGGTGAGCTGTATTTCGATACGCCGCCACCTCCGCCGCTGAAGGCCCTCGATAGCAGCGAGCAGGTGATCTACCTGAGCACGTTCTCCAAAATGCTGGCGCCGGGCCTGCGGGTGGCCTGGCTGGCTGGACCGGTGCCGATGATTGAGCGCCTCTCGTTGCACAAGCAGATCTTTGATTTGAACACCAATGCCTTTGGTCAGTGGCTGGTGGCTGAGGTCTTGCGGCGTGGTTGGTTGGACGAGCATCTGCGGCGCCTCAGTGCCGCCTATCGGCGCAAGCGTGATCTCATGCTCCAGGCCATTGAGCGCTACTGGCCCCGCGAGATACGGGTGACCCCGCCAGGGGGAGGCTTCCATCTCTGGTGTCGCCTCCCGGCTGGCCTGCGGGCACGCACGCTGCTGCGTGAGGCAGCGGCTGAAGGGGTGGCCCTTCTCAACGGTGAGCCATTTCACGTCGATGGTGGCGGCCAGCAGTATATCCGCCTGAGCTATGCCTATCCCCAGGAAGCGCAGATCGAGGAAGGGATTCGCCGCATTGGCATGGTGTTGAAGCGTCTGTTGTTGCAACGTGGCCAAGAACAGGCTCGTTCCTCTCCTCCTGAGCATATCCCAATGGTCTAA
- a CDS encoding gamma-glutamylcyclotransferase family protein, whose protein sequence is MHGDTEQPAQGERQESQSGEAQAQPGREHEREREAPIERERRERREMREGREGRGEKRRRGDDFVAPGVPIVRSSTPRPPSLALGETGSTFGPRLTDGGAPFPEEAPAAPPVPEEYSALEETPLPIASQAMEKEDVAASTQPGPERNEFLWLFEYGPEMDTVVLNSPQLLDGLALPYGPGMLKGYELGFGAVRTATGEVVASILPSSDPAAAVWGMLYRVPRRLALPAEDGVVPLDKAHDAVPPIGLFEPLTVVVHEPLRQREIACTTYIASATVRKYFQPRLPERYAGDPYVRHLLESARRQKLPESYLLDLEGRASPSPESAGGRSTRGPAIAHPLAESDELDTEPIVAVSGKDEREQPAPASPSQALITTSPKPVLPAPAPSAGPSEPPPATTASRPAPQGWLLALSVYHALLLLAVLALAISEGLGFGQTVFTPDFAPFGVPWLVLAYGLLGGCVSCLVSLRQSTSRGQPLFLLITWFVRPYLGMVLAMLAYLLLDSGLVVLGSLPGHSNALFSLMGMLAGYCEHRFFLQRPSA, encoded by the coding sequence ATGCACGGTGATACTGAGCAGCCGGCTCAGGGAGAGCGGCAGGAGAGTCAGTCAGGCGAGGCACAGGCACAGCCAGGGCGCGAACATGAGCGGGAGCGCGAGGCTCCGATCGAAAGAGAGCGAAGGGAGAGAAGAGAGATGCGTGAGGGACGCGAGGGGCGAGGAGAGAAGCGGCGACGAGGTGACGATTTTGTGGCGCCAGGTGTGCCCATTGTGCGCAGCAGTACGCCACGCCCGCCTTCGCTGGCGCTGGGCGAGACGGGGAGCACCTTCGGCCCCCGTCTGACGGATGGCGGGGCTCCCTTCCCCGAGGAGGCCCCGGCTGCGCCTCCTGTCCCCGAAGAGTACAGCGCGCTGGAAGAGACGCCGCTGCCAATTGCCAGCCAGGCAATGGAGAAGGAGGACGTGGCCGCCTCCACGCAGCCAGGGCCGGAGCGCAACGAGTTTCTCTGGCTATTTGAGTACGGCCCAGAGATGGATACGGTGGTGCTGAACAGCCCCCAATTGCTGGATGGGCTGGCACTGCCGTACGGACCCGGCATGCTCAAAGGCTACGAGCTAGGCTTCGGCGCGGTGCGCACGGCCACGGGCGAGGTTGTGGCCTCGATCCTGCCGAGCAGCGACCCGGCTGCCGCCGTCTGGGGAATGCTCTATCGCGTGCCACGTCGGTTGGCTTTGCCGGCAGAGGACGGCGTGGTCCCCCTGGACAAAGCCCACGACGCCGTTCCTCCAATCGGCCTCTTCGAGCCGCTAACGGTCGTCGTCCACGAGCCTCTACGCCAGCGCGAGATCGCCTGCACAACCTACATCGCTTCGGCAACGGTTCGCAAGTATTTCCAACCACGCCTACCCGAGCGCTACGCAGGTGATCCCTATGTGCGGCACCTGCTGGAGAGCGCCCGCCGCCAGAAGCTGCCAGAGAGCTATCTGCTGGACCTGGAAGGCCGGGCCAGCCCTTCCCCTGAGTCAGCAGGGGGCAGGAGCACACGCGGACCAGCGATCGCACACCCACTAGCGGAGAGCGATGAACTGGATACGGAGCCAATCGTGGCTGTCTCAGGCAAAGATGAACGGGAGCAGCCTGCCCCGGCCTCGCCGAGCCAGGCCCTGATCACAACCTCACCCAAGCCGGTGTTGCCAGCGCCGGCGCCGTCTGCAGGGCCATCTGAGCCACCGCCCGCCACCACTGCCTCTCGCCCAGCTCCGCAGGGCTGGCTACTGGCCCTGTCCGTCTACCACGCCCTCTTACTCCTGGCCGTGCTGGCCCTGGCCATCAGCGAGGGGCTGGGCTTTGGACAGACGGTCTTTACGCCCGATTTCGCCCCCTTCGGCGTGCCCTGGCTGGTCCTGGCTTACGGCCTGCTCGGCGGCTGCGTAAGTTGCCTGGTCTCGCTACGCCAGTCCACCTCACGAGGCCAGCCCCTCTTCTTGCTGATCACCTGGTTCGTGCGCCCCTACCTCGGGATGGTGCTGGCAATGCTGGCTTATCTCTTGCTCGATAGCGGCCTGGTTGTTCTCGGTTCGCTACCTGGACACAGCAATGCGCTCTTCTCTCTGATGGGTATGCTGGCTGGCTACTGCGAACATCGCTTCTTCCTTCAGCGTCCATCGGCCTGA
- a CDS encoding 2-oxoacid:acceptor oxidoreductase family protein: MPESTELELPWQALVLAGVGGQGLQTALEILALAADEIGLTVQTFAPLSLARLGGSACCHLRFGPASTPRIAPGQADLLIALEMSETLRILPLARVGAVAFISTWRRPPLAAGLHGQPYPDQQTLAAALRQRGVKGIFVEPRCPGWSPAGERAAEEREVPAGLLSLFMLAVCCSATDLLPRAALEHALARRLEEEPAVAAVAGGLLACAWQRGTLLRPPAGT; encoded by the coding sequence ATGCCTGAGTCCACAGAGCTTGAGCTACCCTGGCAGGCCCTGGTGCTGGCCGGTGTCGGCGGTCAGGGGCTGCAGACTGCCCTGGAGATCCTGGCGCTGGCCGCCGACGAAATTGGCTTGACAGTGCAGACCTTCGCCCCTCTGAGTCTGGCCCGTCTGGGAGGAAGCGCGTGCTGCCATCTGCGCTTCGGCCCTGCCTCTACGCCGCGCATCGCCCCCGGGCAGGCCGACTTGCTCATCGCTTTGGAGATGAGCGAGACGCTGCGCATACTTCCCCTGGCGCGGGTCGGAGCCGTGGCTTTCATCTCTACCTGGCGCCGACCTCCCCTGGCGGCGGGCCTGCACGGCCAGCCCTATCCTGACCAGCAAACCCTCGCCGCCGCTTTACGGCAACGGGGGGTGAAGGGCATCTTTGTGGAACCGCGCTGCCCTGGCTGGTCGCCAGCCGGAGAGCGGGCAGCGGAAGAGAGGGAGGTGCCTGCCGGATTGCTCTCCCTCTTCATGCTGGCTGTCTGCTGCAGCGCCACTGATCTGCTCCCCCGCGCCGCCCTGGAGCACGCTCTGGCCCGACGCCTGGAGGAAGAGCCGGCGGTCGCTGCTGTCGCTGGAGGCCTCCTCGCTTGCGCCTGGCAGCGCGGAACCCTGCTCAGGCCGCCAGCAGGGACTTGA
- a CDS encoding gluconeogenesis factor YvcK family protein, translating to MPEQYYRPGERHVGKRVVTIGGGSGTFALLSHLKKYPYNISAIVTMSDSGGSSRRLMDEFRRQLPLGDLRMSLVALARNGALWREVFMHRFESTDEQGEGKGGVGGHSLGNLILKGLQDINNGDLMLAIEDAQELLNTAGRVLPVTLAQTTICADLEDGTTICGETDIDTRGKKKLEPLSPIVRLRMVPEDAPACPQAIRAIRRADVIIIGPGDLYTSLIPNFLVKDIARAVRESEAEKVYVCNLMTKHGETDGYKASDFVSEIHRYLGGRVDRVIVNDGPFPPEVLRTYAEEKSEPVVVDRARLARLVPNVVIGHFNLEDDMLARHDPERLVKAIFSSDPF from the coding sequence GTGCCAGAACAGTATTATCGCCCAGGAGAGCGGCACGTCGGAAAGCGAGTCGTCACCATTGGCGGAGGCTCTGGAACCTTCGCCCTCCTTTCGCATCTCAAAAAGTACCCGTACAACATCAGCGCCATTGTCACCATGTCGGACAGTGGGGGAAGTTCGCGTCGTCTCATGGATGAGTTTCGGCGTCAATTGCCGCTGGGGGACCTGCGCATGTCGCTCGTTGCTCTGGCGCGCAATGGAGCGCTGTGGCGTGAGGTCTTCATGCACCGCTTTGAGAGCACAGATGAGCAGGGAGAGGGGAAAGGAGGAGTTGGTGGCCACAGCCTGGGGAATCTCATTCTTAAGGGTCTCCAGGACATCAACAATGGCGATCTCATGCTGGCTATTGAGGATGCGCAAGAGCTGCTCAACACCGCCGGGCGGGTGCTGCCTGTCACGCTGGCGCAAACCACCATCTGCGCCGACCTGGAGGATGGTACCACTATTTGTGGCGAGACCGACATTGACACGCGCGGCAAAAAGAAGCTGGAGCCGCTCTCGCCCATTGTCCGCCTGCGCATGGTGCCCGAGGACGCCCCGGCCTGTCCCCAGGCCATTCGCGCCATTCGCCGGGCCGATGTCATCATCATTGGTCCCGGTGATCTCTACACGAGTCTCATCCCTAATTTCCTCGTCAAGGACATCGCGCGCGCCGTGCGTGAGTCCGAAGCCGAGAAAGTCTATGTCTGCAACCTCATGACCAAGCACGGCGAGACTGACGGCTACAAGGCCTCTGATTTTGTCAGCGAAATCCATCGCTACCTTGGGGGCCGCGTCGATCGGGTGATTGTCAACGATGGCCCGTTCCCTCCCGAAGTGCTCCGCACCTATGCTGAGGAGAAGAGCGAGCCTGTGGTCGTCGATCGCGCTCGTTTAGCCAGGCTGGTGCCAAATGTCGTCATCGGCCATTTCAATCTCGAAGATGACATGTTGGCTCGCCATGATCCCGAGCGTCTGGTCAAGGCGATCTTCTCTTCCGATCCTTTCTAG
- a CDS encoding translation initiation factor eIF-2B, whose amino-acid sequence MKNLQERIETVRNDREHGSRWLVGETIAILEELASAPDGSPEERLAQVRAAGEQLMQARPAMAAIAGAVRRILQAPGGLAGMAQEAARLREEYEQAPQAIIAHARPLLAGTLMTHSLSGTVLEALHVCASQIKRVIVLEGRPRYEGREMARRLQALNLAVTLITDAEAAIFLPGCTAVVVGADSVLANGDVINKAGTALLAWACRGYGIPFYVLCESLKISSQPWTGDLSLLEEKEPEEVLEEPISGIEVRNFYFDRTPGELVTAIVTERGFFNKEPLSDFR is encoded by the coding sequence ATGAAGAATCTCCAGGAGCGCATTGAGACTGTGCGCAACGACCGTGAACATGGCTCACGTTGGCTGGTGGGCGAGACCATTGCCATCCTGGAAGAGCTGGCCAGCGCCCCGGACGGCTCGCCGGAAGAGAGGTTGGCCCAGGTACGCGCTGCTGGCGAGCAACTGATGCAGGCCCGTCCAGCGATGGCGGCCATCGCCGGCGCGGTCCGGCGTATCTTGCAAGCACCAGGAGGACTGGCAGGCATGGCACAGGAGGCGGCGCGTTTGCGCGAAGAATATGAGCAGGCACCGCAGGCAATCATCGCTCATGCCCGCCCGCTGCTGGCCGGTACCCTGATGACACATAGTCTCTCGGGAACCGTCCTGGAGGCCCTGCACGTCTGCGCCTCCCAGATCAAACGGGTCATCGTCCTGGAGGGGCGCCCCCGCTATGAAGGCCGCGAGATGGCCCGCCGCCTGCAAGCCCTGAACCTTGCCGTCACCCTCATCACCGACGCCGAGGCTGCCATCTTTCTTCCAGGATGCACAGCGGTGGTGGTCGGCGCCGACAGCGTCCTCGCCAACGGCGATGTCATCAACAAAGCCGGTACCGCCCTCCTGGCCTGGGCTTGCCGCGGCTATGGCATCCCTTTCTACGTCTTGTGCGAATCGCTGAAAATCTCCTCCCAGCCCTGGACCGGTGACCTCTCCCTCCTGGAGGAGAAAGAGCCAGAGGAGGTGCTGGAGGAGCCCATCTCCGGCATCGAGGTGCGCAACTTCTATTTCGATCGCACCCCCGGCGAGCTGGTCACCGCTATTGTGACCGAACGCGGCTTTTTCAATAAGGAGCCGCTCAGTGACTTTCGCTAG